From a single Planctomycetia bacterium genomic region:
- the galE1 gene encoding dTDP-4-dehydrorhamnose 3,5-epimerase, with translation MRVLVTGATGFLGGRLSRMLMAEGADVLATGRDRQPGAELAAAGARFVPADLSTTRGHALAELFGPVDAVVHAAALSSAWGRREAFMAANVTATRNLRDFASAAGVKRLVLVSTPAVTFCFADRLGIRENEPLPPPVNAYAETKRIAEEETLADTRLEAMVLRPRAIYGRGDKALLPRLVRAAKFGPLPLLRGGRAVVNLTHVDDSCRAILAALAAPPGLRGVWNISCEEELPVRAIAESAAARSGVAVRWRSVPWPLAREAVRLSEWRALLTPGRPEPPITRYGLGLLAFSQTLDVSAAKRDLGFAAAIGFEEGLRLTFGEGTP, from the coding sequence ATGCGGGTCCTCGTCACTGGTGCAACCGGCTTCCTTGGTGGCCGGCTCAGCCGGATGCTGATGGCGGAGGGGGCCGATGTTCTCGCGACGGGCCGCGACCGGCAACCGGGCGCAGAACTCGCGGCAGCCGGCGCCCGTTTCGTGCCGGCCGACCTGTCGACCACGCGAGGGCACGCGCTGGCGGAGCTGTTCGGGCCGGTCGATGCGGTGGTGCATGCGGCGGCGCTGTCGTCTGCCTGGGGGCGGCGGGAAGCCTTCATGGCCGCAAACGTCACGGCCACCCGGAACCTGCGCGATTTTGCCTCCGCGGCGGGCGTGAAGCGTCTCGTGCTCGTTTCCACGCCGGCCGTCACCTTCTGCTTCGCCGACCGCCTTGGCATCCGCGAGAACGAGCCTTTGCCGCCGCCGGTCAACGCCTATGCGGAAACGAAGCGCATCGCAGAGGAGGAGACGCTTGCCGACACGCGGCTCGAAGCGATGGTCTTGCGTCCACGTGCCATCTACGGTCGCGGCGACAAGGCGCTGCTGCCAAGGCTCGTGCGCGCGGCCAAGTTCGGGCCGTTGCCACTTTTGCGCGGCGGACGGGCTGTGGTGAACCTCACCCATGTCGACGATTCCTGCCGGGCGATCCTCGCGGCCCTGGCCGCACCGCCGGGCCTGCGAGGCGTCTGGAACATTTCTTGCGAGGAGGAACTGCCAGTCAGGGCGATAGCGGAAAGCGCCGCCGCGCGGTCCGGCGTCGCGGTGCGCTGGCGAAGCGTTCCCTGGCCGCTGGCGCGCGAGGCGGTGCGGCTGTCGGAGTGGCGGGCGCTGCTGACGCCGGGCCGGCCGGAACCGCCTATCACACGCTACGGCCTGGGCCTGCTGGCCTTCAGTCAGACGCTGGACGTGAGCGCCGCGAAACGCGATCTTGGCTTCGCGGCCGCCATCGGTTTCGAGGAGGGGCTGCGGCTCACATTTGGCGAGGGAACGCCATGA
- a CDS encoding Zn-dependent hydrolase, which translates to MTATIFWSCATVPAPQRLVLAGGIGRVDLAVRVGLWRHPLKGPFLIDAGYGAAAATAPGRSLGLRLYHRMLGIRPIAGMGPVEYLATLGVRPDELVGVVLTHFHVDHIGQLCDFPGVPVYASGAAWMALSAMSGFGRNRNGFFAELIPADFSKRLVAVEDLPEVHLPFGLGRGFDISGDGSCLAVPLPGHALGQIGLVWPQLHTPLLYAADVQWLWRAIAEERLPGFPASLLPVDREGAARSIRLVREFARAGGGVMLAHDPEAGPHLWSRP; encoded by the coding sequence ATGACCGCGACGATTTTCTGGTCCTGCGCCACCGTGCCTGCACCGCAGCGGCTTGTGCTCGCCGGCGGCATCGGCCGGGTCGATCTGGCCGTGCGCGTCGGACTCTGGCGACATCCGCTGAAGGGGCCGTTCCTGATCGACGCCGGCTACGGTGCGGCAGCCGCGACCGCCCCCGGGCGGAGTCTCGGCTTGCGGCTCTATCACCGGATGCTGGGGATCCGTCCGATTGCTGGCATGGGGCCAGTCGAGTATTTGGCGACGCTGGGTGTGCGGCCGGACGAACTGGTCGGCGTGGTTCTCACCCATTTCCATGTCGACCACATCGGCCAGCTCTGCGATTTTCCCGGCGTGCCTGTCTACGCCTCGGGCGCGGCATGGATGGCGCTTTCTGCCATGTCCGGCTTCGGCCGTAATCGCAACGGCTTCTTTGCCGAACTGATCCCAGCCGATTTCAGCAAAAGGCTGGTCGCGGTGGAGGATCTCCCGGAGGTGCATCTTCCTTTCGGTCTGGGCCGGGGTTTCGACATCAGTGGCGACGGCTCCTGCCTCGCCGTGCCATTGCCAGGCCATGCGCTCGGCCAGATTGGACTGGTTTGGCCGCAACTCCATACACCGCTGCTCTACGCCGCCGACGTGCAATGGCTGTGGCGAGCGATCGCGGAGGAAAGGCTGCCCGGCTTCCCGGCCAGCCTGCTGCCGGTCGACCGAGAGGGCGCGGCGCGTTCCATCCGCCTCGTGCGGGAGTTCGCCCGCGCGGGTGGCGGCGTGATGTTGGCACACGATCCGGAGGCGGGACCGCATCTATGGAGCAGGCCTTGA
- a CDS encoding adenylate synthase codes for MEQALSHGLADTAVAAASFLRTRWRAACLRTRADVEAHQKRRIAAWLAGPVARVKAFRKQTPCRLGDMPITDKASVMARLEDYNALGLSAPEIAAMMARREHPPRHLVGASTGTSGNRSWYVISLAERQLWLGAILAKTLPRFPFETARVAVALPVEAPLYAAADRGRLLSLRFFDLGDGLDTLPRRMAAYGPDTLIAPPSTLRYLAHFPDLLRPKRVFSGAEVLDPIDHRAIEAAFGVKVREIYMAAEGLLGVSCRFGTMHLAEDAMHFELQKAADGLVSPVITDFSRGVQITARYRMNDLLRLAEMPCACGSPLQAVAEIVGRSDDMFRLPGAAGQVEVAPGAIRNAITGAHASINDFRCVQDGPSLVGLWVDPLAAFQAARAGLAAAFVRAGCRGEIALLEGKPQDGRKLRRVWRRWRET; via the coding sequence ATGGAGCAGGCCTTGAGCCACGGCCTTGCCGATACGGCGGTAGCAGCGGCATCATTCCTGCGCACACGCTGGCGTGCCGCATGCTTGCGCACTCGTGCCGATGTCGAGGCGCACCAGAAACGCCGCATCGCGGCCTGGTTGGCCGGGCCTGTTGCCCGGGTGAAAGCGTTCCGGAAGCAAACGCCCTGCCGGCTTGGAGACATGCCGATCACAGACAAGGCCTCGGTGATGGCGAGGCTGGAGGACTACAACGCGCTCGGCCTCTCTGCCCCTGAAATCGCAGCAATGATGGCGCGCCGCGAGCACCCGCCGAGGCATCTTGTCGGCGCGAGCACGGGCACCAGCGGCAACCGATCGTGGTACGTTATCTCACTGGCTGAGCGGCAGCTGTGGCTGGGTGCAATTCTGGCAAAGACGCTGCCACGCTTTCCCTTCGAGACGGCGCGCGTGGCGGTCGCCCTGCCGGTTGAAGCGCCGCTGTATGCGGCGGCGGATCGCGGGCGGCTGTTGTCGCTGAGATTCTTCGATCTCGGCGATGGGCTGGACACGCTGCCCCGGCGCATGGCGGCCTACGGTCCAGACACCCTGATCGCGCCCCCCTCAACGCTGCGCTACCTGGCGCACTTTCCCGACTTGCTCCGGCCGAAGCGGGTTTTCTCCGGCGCCGAAGTGCTCGATCCGATCGACCATCGGGCGATCGAGGCGGCGTTCGGTGTGAAGGTACGCGAAATCTACATGGCGGCGGAGGGGCTTCTGGGTGTTTCCTGCAGGTTCGGTACGATGCACCTCGCGGAGGACGCAATGCATTTCGAACTGCAGAAGGCGGCGGACGGGCTCGTCTCGCCGGTCATAACGGACTTCTCCCGCGGCGTGCAGATCACGGCACGCTACCGCATGAACGACTTGCTGCGGCTCGCTGAGATGCCCTGCGCCTGCGGTTCGCCTCTTCAAGCCGTGGCGGAAATCGTCGGCCGCAGCGACGACATGTTCCGCCTACCGGGCGCGGCCGGGCAGGTGGAAGTCGCACCTGGGGCAATCCGCAACGCTATTACCGGCGCCCACGCTTCCATCAACGACTTCCGCTGCGTTCAGGATGGTCCGTCACTGGTGGGGCTGTGGGTCGATCCGCTGGCCGCATTCCAGGCCGCCAGGGCGGGGCTTGCGGCTGCTTTCGTGCGGGCCGGCTGCCGCGGCGAAATCGCGCTGCTCGAGGGCAAACCGCAGGACGGGCGCAAGCTTCGCCGGGTGTGGCGGCGCTGGAGGGAAACGTGA